GCGCGAAGGGGTAGGCGGGCAGACTGACAATCTGGCCCCGCCGTGCGCCGCGCAGCGCTTCCCAGTCGATGATCCAACCCTGCGTCCAGAACTCGCCCAGCCGTGTCAGGTGTCCACGGTCGAAAAGACTCCGCAGATAATCCCTGTCCGTCTCCGTCTCTCCTGGGAGGTCATCGGTCTCCTGGTAGGAGCGCGCGACCGCTGAGAATCCACCAGGGACCTTCTGCCCGGCGAGGAACGTCTCGAGCTGACCCGCCAGTTCTTCGCGAGACCCTGTCACCAGGGCCAGCCGGTGCTCGAAGGCCTCGCGGCCCACCATCAACGTCCAAGCGACATCGGCCAGGGACGTGCGCTGTCCCCGTTCGGTGCGCAGGAAGCGGAGCAGGTTGCCGGCCGCCGCCTCCAGCCGATCCGCACGGCGGGCCGAGAGCAAGATGAGCCGCGGTCCCTCCGGGTCCGCCCGCGCCGTGGTGTCGAGGTGCTCTTCGAGAATCACGTGGGCATTCGACCCGCCCGCGCCAAAGGAGCTGACCGTCGCGAGCCGCGGACGCGTCGCATCCCCCATGGCCCCGCGAAGCCATGGGCGGACGCCGCGCACGAGATAGAAAGGGCTCTGGCCAAAGTCGATGTTCGGATTGACCGTCTCCGCGTGCAGCGAAGGCACGAGCGTCTCGTGTTGGAGCTGGAGCAGTGCCTTGACGATGCCCGTCGCCCCAGCCGCGGCCTCCAGGTGACCGACGTTCGATTTCGCGGACCCGATGGCACAGAACTGCCGGTCCTGCGTGAAGCGCCGGTAGGCCTTCGTCAGCGCGGTGATTTCAATCGGGTCGCCCAGTGAGGTCCCCGTGCCATGCGCCTCCACGTAGCTCACCGCGCGCGGATGGACACCGGCCTGGTCGAGCGCCTCGGAGATGAGGTCCGCCTGCGCATGGGGATTGGGGACGGTGAAGCCGTGGGTGTGTCCGCCGTGGTTGATGGTGCTCGCGCGGATGACGCCGTAGATGCGGTCTCCGTCCGCGCGTGCGTCCTCGAGCGGCTTGAGAATCAGCGCGACCACGCCCTCTCCAGGGACGTAGCCGTCACCCCCCGCGCCGAAGGAGCGGCACCGGCCGTCGCTCGACGCGAACCGGCCATAGGCCATGAGCTGATACTTCCCGGGATGGATGGAGACGTTGACGCCGCCCGCGATGGCGTAGGCGCATTCTCCGCGTCGGAGGCTCTCGCAGGCGAGGTGAACCGCCGTCAGCGACGCGGAGCATGCGGTGTCCACCGCGAAGCTCGGACCGTTGAATCCGAGGTGATACGAGACGCGGTTGGGGACCGCCCAGTATCCCGCGATGGGGATGTCGACGAAGAAGCTGTACTCGCCATAGATGACGCCCGCGAAGACGCCCGCGTCCTTCAAACCGCGCCGCGCCGCGCTGGCCCGGATGCGCTGGGGCGTGTATCCGGCGTCCTCGATGGCGGCCCAGGCCGTCTCCAGGAAGAGCCGCTGTTGCGGGTCCATCGTCTCCGCTTCCTTCGGGGTGATGCTGAAGAAGCGCGGGTCGAACTTGTCGACGTCGGACAGGAAGCCGCCCCATTTCGCGTACGTGGTGCCAGGGGCGTCACGGTCCTCGCTGAGATAGGCCTCGTGGTTCCACCGGTCCTTGGGGACCTCCACGATGCCGTCGCGGCCCGCGAGCAGGTTCTCCCAGAACGCCTCGTTGTCCGAGGCCATGGGGTATCGCCCCGACATGCCAATCACGGCGATGTCCTGATGCTCGGCGTTTCGGGACACCGGGCGAGGCGACGCACGTCGTTCCTTCGTGGGCACGGCATCCTCGTCGTGTGTGGGCGGTGTGGGGGGCACAGCGGCGCTAGGAAGTGGCGCGCGCTCAGGAGGGGCCCCGACCAGCGCGGACAACCTCGCTGGATGGTGCTGGGCGAGGTATCGCGCGAGTTCGTTCACGGTCTGGTACTCGAACAGCAGCGTCTTCGGAAGCGCACCGAAGGCCTCTTCGAGCTGCTGGTTGAAGCGCTGGATGAGGACCGAGTCGATGCCGTACTCCTGCAGCGGCGTCCGGGTTCGGATGCGCTCGGCCGGCAATCGGAACGCGGCCGCGAGCTCTCGCTTCATGAGGTCTTCCGCGAGGCGGACCAGACCTTCGTCGATGGCAGTCATGGTGGATGGGGTGGGACGTGCGTCCGCGGCCGTCACGGGCGCCGAACGAGGGAGTGGGGACTCCGTGATGCGCTGTGACAGGTCCGCCAGGTTCATTCCGACCGTGAAGGCCGAGACATCGAGCGCAGAGCCGAGGTCCTGGTTCAACTGCTCGACCAGGGTCGCGCGAGTCACCTCATCGAACCCCAGTTCCTCCGAGGGCGCGCGGAGGTCGAGCTCTTCCTCCGTGACGCTGAGCAGCCGCGCGGCGGCCCGGAGGACACCTGTTGGAGGCGACCCCACGGGCCTGGCACGGGCCGGCGCCTCTTCATGCGAAGGGAGCGGGGCCTCTGGCAACCAGCAGCGTTCGCGAGCGAAGGCGTAGCCGGGCAGGGGAATCCGGCGCGGCGAGGCGCCTGCATACAGTCCACGGAAATCAAAGGTCGCGCCCGAGACCCATGCGGCACCCGTTGCGTGCAGCTCCGCGTCTGGCGAAAGCGCAAGCGGGGATGACATCGCGTCCGGGTTTGCTTCGCCGTGGTGAACACCGAGCGCGGGCGTGCCCGCTGCCACGGAGGCGAGTCCGTCGCGCAGGGCGTCCACCGAGCCGGCGATGATGGCAACGCGGTGCTCGAAGAGTACGCGTCCGGTTTGTAGCGTCGCCGCGAGGTCATGGAGTGACGTCTGGGGATGCTCCGTGAGGAACCGCGCCAACGCCTTCGCGGACCGGCGGAGCGAGTCCTGGGTCTTCGCGGAGAGGGGGACCAGGACTTTGGAAGGCCTGGTCTCGGGCTGGGCCCTGGCCGAGACGTGCTCTTCGACCACGAGGTGGCAGTTCGTGCCGCTGAAGCCGAACGAGCTGATGGCGGCCCGTCGAGGGCCATGGCTCGTCCAGTCACGCAGCTCCGTGTTGACGAAGAAGGGCGTCTTGTCGAAGTCGATGTGCCGGTTGGGCGTCTGGAAGTGGAGCGACGGGGGAGCTGGCCTTGCCGAAGCGACAGCAGGACCTTGATGAGGCTCGCGACGCCCGCGGCGTGGGATGCGTGCCCGATGTTCGACTTGATGGACCCGATCGCGCAGAACCGCAGGCGGCCGGTCGAACGGCGGAACGCGGCGGTCAGCGCCTCGAGTTCGATGGGGTCTCCCAACCGCGTGCCCGTGCCATGTGTCTCCACATAACCAAGGGTCTCCGGAGGGATGCCGTAGCGCTCGTAGACCTCCGCTTCGAGTTCCTGCTGTGACAGCGAGCTGGGCGCGGTGATGCCGTTGGTTCGCCCGTCCTGGTTGACGGCGGACCCCTTGATGACGCCGTGAATCGGATCGCCATCCTCGAGCGCGCGTGCAAGCGGCTTGAGCACCACGACGCCCACGCCTTCGCCAATCACGAAGCCGTCACCCGCGTCATCAAACGACCTGCACCGCCCCGTGGGGGACAGCATCCCGAGCGACGACGCCAGCAGGTGGTACTCCGGCGTCGTGAAGACCGACACGCCCCCGGCGAGCGCCACTTCACATTCGCCGCTCAGCAAGCTCTGACAGGCTTGATGGAGCGCGACCAGGGAGGACGAGCACGCCGTGTCGACCGCGACGCACGGCCCCTTCAGGTTGAGGAAGTAGGCGACTCGGGCAGGAAGGATGGCGAGGCTGTTGCCCGTGAACACGTGATGCGAGCCCGCGAGACCCCGCTGCCGGACGAGGCTCGCGTAGTCAGGTGAGGTCGCGCCAATGAAGACGCCGCACCGGCGGTTCGACAAGCTCCGAGCATCCAACCCCGCATCCTCCAGTGCCTTCCAGCTCTCTTCGAGGAGCAGGCGCTGCTGCGGATCCATGAAGTCCGCTTCCGCGGGCACGATGTTGAAGAACAGCGGGTCGAACCGGTCCACGTCCGAGAGGTAGCCGCCCCATTTCGAGTACGTTTTGCCCGGCGACGGCGGCCCCGCTTGGAAGTGGTCCTCGATGCGCCAGCGATCAACGGGAATCTCCGTGACGGCATCGTGGCCAGCGCACAGGTTCTTCCACAGCGCGCGATAGTCTCCGGCGCCTGGGAATCGTCCCGCCATTCCGATGACGGCGATGTCCATGGATGCGCCTGGGGCGGAGCGCGGCGCGGCGGGGGCGGGGGCGGGCCGTACGGCCTCTTCCGAGAGGTGTGATGGCGCGGCCGCCTGGGCTCCAAGCGACATGGCATGTCGTGCCAGGGCTCGGACGGACGAATGGTCGAAGAGCACCGTCGGCTTGAGCTCCAGGGCGAATCGCGCGTTGAGCTGGTCGACAATCTTCACCGCCAGCAGGGAGTCGACGCCGTACTCCGAGAACGCCAGGTCGGGCCGAATGTCGTCGACGGTCGTCCCAAGCCCGGCGGCGACGATCGCGGCGACCTCACGCTCCAGCGTTGCCGGTGTCCCTGGCTGAGGGCCGCCGCTCGACGGAGCGGCCGTCGAGTGGGTGGGTTTCGTGAGCGGGATGCTCGCGGGTTGCTTCGATGGACGCCCGTCGTTCGCCGCCAGGATGACGCGTTGGCTGGGGTCCGGGTCGGCGGAGAGCCCGGGGCCGTAGGCCATGACGTGGCTGTAGCCACTGCGCAGCAGCGCCGTACGCCAGCCCTCCGAGGAGAGCAGCGGGGAGTTCGGGATGCGCCGTTCGGGGTCGCGGTAGCGATGCCAGCCCTCAAGCAGCCCGAACGTGAGTGCCAGCACCTCTGTGTTCGTGGTCGCCTCACCGAGGACCAGGAGCCCGTCGCTGACGAGGAGGTTCTTGACCCTGCCCAACGCCTCATCGACGTCCGAGGCGACATGCAATGCATTCGCGGCGAAGACCACGTCGAAGCTGTTCGGCGTGAACCCCTGCGCGGCCGGGTCCTTCTCGATGTCGAGGCTGCGAAACCGTGCGAACGGATACGCATTGCCAAAGGTCTCCCGGCCATGGGCGACGAAGCCATCGGCGACATCGGTGTAATGCGCCTCGACGTCGACACCCAGGCTGGCGAGTGCCTCGAACACCGGGCCGGAGGTTCCACCCGTCCCAGCGCCAACCTCCAGGACACGAACGGGTCGCCGGCCCGCCGAGGCGCGGAGTTTCACGGCGGTCGAGATGAGCCGGGCCATGAGCGCGTTGGTGAACGCGTAGGAGCGGCTGCCTCGGTAGATGGCGCTGGTCAGCTCCAGGCTCGCGGCGGGAAAGAGCACGCTCGTCGCCGAGCGCTCGCCCCGCAGTGTTTCAGGGTACGCCGCGAGGCAGGTGTCGAGCAGCCGCACATACGGTGCTGTTTCAGGGTGCCGCTCCAAGAGTGTCGAGCGCAGCTCGGACGGTGACCGAGATGCTCCCGTCGAACGGAGGCCCGTGTCCGTGCGTTCGAGGTAGCCATGGCGTTCGAGAACCTCCAGGCATGCGGCGAGGAAGCGGTCGAACCGAGGCTGCAGGCGCAAGCGCTCCTTCAGGGCCCGCGCCGTGGTGAAGTGTCCCGTGGGAGGCAGCCCGAGGTCACTGAGTCGCGCATGGAGCGCCGCCGCCGAGTACTCCGCCAGCAGCGGTCCACCGGCTTCAAGGGCCTCCGAGGTGGGCGTGAGCGAAGCTTCGAAGGCGCGTTGGACGTCGGTGGTGAAGCGAGGAGGTTCGACCCAGAATCGCTTGCGCTCGAAAGGGATTCCCGGGACGGGGACCCGGCGAACGGGGCCACGAGAGAGGGCGCGCCAATCCATCCGGGTTCCTCGGACCCACAGCTCGGCGGCGCCATCGAGGTCACCGGCGACGTACCGATCCTGGAGCAGACGCTCATCCCCGGGAGAGGTCGCGGCGCCGTGGTGGATGCCACCCTGGCCCTTCAGGTATCGCTCCAGTTGTGCGGCGGCATCCCCCGCGCTCGAAGCGACGAGCGCGAGCCGCATCTCTCGCTCTGGGCGTCCCACCCGCAGCGTTCGAGCGACGTCTGCGAAGTCCTCCGCGCCGAGGGTCTGAAGGAAGCGCACCAGGAGGTCCGTGTAGCGGCGTAGCTGCGCTTCGGACCTCGCGGACAGGACGAACAGCTCCCGGTCCGAGGGGCGCGCCGTCGGCTGACCCCGTTCGATGTGTTCCTCGAGGACGACGTGCGCGTTGGAGCCTCCGGCGCCAAAGGAGCTGACGCCAGCGCGGCGAGGAAGCACTCCGTTCGCACCCTCCATCCGGGGCCATGGTTCGGAGGCCTGGGGCACACGGAAGGGTGTCGATGCGAAGTCGATGGTCGGGTTGAGCGCCGCGGAATGAAGGGAGGGCGCAATCCGGCCGTGCCGAAGCTGGAGCAGGGCTCGCGTCACGGCTGCGACGCCCGCCGCTGCTTCGAGGTGCCCGATGTTCGACTTCACCGAACCGATGGGCAGCGGATGGGTGCGCCCCGCGAAGGCGCGGCTGAGCCCGACCACCTCGACCGGGTCCCCGAGCGCGGTCCCTGTTCCGTGGGCCTCGATGTAGCCGATGCTGTCGGGCGTGGCGTCCGCAGCTTCGAGCGCTCGGCGGATGGCATCTGCCTGCGCGGTGGGGTGGGGCACGGTGTATCCGGCCGCGCGCCCCCCGTGATTGATCGCCGTGCCGCGAATGACACCGTGAACGGTGTCACCGTCCGCGAGCGCCTGATCGAGCCGCTTGAGGAACAGGGCTCCAACACCCTCGCCCGGGACGTAACCATCACCGCCCTCTCCGAAGGAGCGGCACCGCCCATCGGAGGAGGTCATGTTCATTTGCCGGAGCAGCAGATACTTGTCCGGGTGGAGCAGCAGGTTGACGCCACCCGCGATGGCCGCGTCACATTCACCTCGGGCGAGGCTGGCGCAGGCGAGGTGGATGGCCGTCAGCGATGAAGAGCACGCGGTGTCCACCGCCATGCTCGGGCCCACGAAGTCGAAGAAGTACGAGACCCGGTTCGCGACGGAAGAGAAGAGTGACGACGTGGCGACGGGGGTGGCGTGGCGCGCCGCCTCCGCGCCGACGAGCCGGTAGTCCCCCCACATGACGCCGACGAAGACGCCGACCCGGTTCCTCGGGGCCGTGAAGTCATCCGGTTGGTAGCCCGCGTGCTCGACCGCGCGATAGGCCGTCTCCAGAAACAGTCGTTCTTGAGGGTCGATGAGCGGCGCGGTCCCCGGAGGAATCCGGAAGAAGAGCGGGTCGAACTGGTCCACTTCGGACAGGAAGCCGCCGAACCCGCACAGCGGGTTGCCATCCCCTGGATACGCGTTGGAGGGCCAACGCTCGGGCGGCACTTCCGTCACGCTGTCTCGGCCTGCCTCGAGGTTCGCCCAGAATGCGTCCACGTCCTCGGCGCCGGGGTATCTGCCGCTGAGCCCCACCACGGCGATGTCGACGCGGTGGTTCGCCACGGGAGCCGCGGGCTTTGGGCGTTGAACGCCGAGGTGTGCCTGAAGCCGTTCCGTGTCGCCCCAGGCGACGGCGAGTTGGGGCCGGGCGCCGCCAAGGCACGCATCGAGCAGGTCCAGCCCGGCTTCATCGGGAAGCAGGCTCAGGCCCGTGCTCCGCCGAAGCGCGTCCGCGTGCGCGGCGGAAACACTCATGCCTCCATCGCGCCAGAGAGGCCAGTTGATGCTGACGGTCCGCCAGGCGTGTTCGCCTCGGTGACGCTGGGCCTCGCATTCCTCCGCGAAGGCATCGAGGAATCGGTTCGCCGCCGCGTAGTCACTCTGCCCGGGATTCCCGATGACCGCGGACAGCGATGAGAACAGGACGAGCCATTCGAGGTCATTGTCCACCGCACGCACCAGATTCAGCGCACCGGCGACCTTGGGGCGCATGACGGCCGCCGCCGATTCATTGGGCGTTCCTCGCAGGAAGCCATCCTTGAGGACGCCTGCCGCGTGGATGATGGCGTGAAGGCCGCCGAAGCGTTCGCGAGCGCGCCGCACCACGTCCCGAGCTTCTGTTTCAACGGACACGTCGGCGCGGAAGTAGACCGCTTCACCACCGAGTGACCGGAGCTCCTCGCAGAAGGACGCTGCCTCCGTGTTTCGCTCATGGCGTCCCGTCAGGACGATTCGCGCCCGGTGCCGCGTGGCCAGACGACGCGCGATACGGCGCCCCAGCCCACCAATGCCCCCGGTGATGAGGACCACGGCCTCATCACGCAGCACCGCGTCAGCGCGCGGCGCGGCCACGGGAGCGAGCCTGCGGACCTCGCGGCGGCCCTGTGTGTAGCGAACCTCTGTGTCCGGTGCATCGAGCGAGACCTCGCGCGCCGTGAGGCCGAGCAGCTCACGCGCACTGGGGGCGTCGAGGAGCACGCTCCGCATGCTGGGATGCTTGAGCTCTAGCCGCGTCGAACGCGCAAGTCCCCCCAGTGCCGCTGCGCACGTCCGGCCCGACGCGGTCTCAGCGGGAAGGACCGCCAGCAGCCGGTCACTCACGGACGGCAGATGGGCGAGCGTCCTCGCCAGTTCTCGAAAGGGCAGGAGGACGGACTCGAGGCTCGCGGCCCCGGCGAATTCGCTCGCGCGGAGATCGCCATACCCCCAGCAGTAGAGGGTCACGTCGAAGGGGGGCTGGCTTGCTTGAAGCTGCCGGATGACGCGGTGCAGGTCCTCCGGTTCAGCGGCGTTGACGGTGAACGTGTCCCCATTCGCGCTGAAGTGCGTGCCCCGGCGGACGCGCACCACGGAGGCCCCGGGCGGGACGTCCAGGGTCAGCCCTTCGTCCTCGAACAGGAGGATGCGCTCCAGGGGACGGGCTTCCGCCGCTGGCAACGCAGCGGACTCCCAGTCGAAGCCCAGGAACAGTGCTCCATCGTTCGCCGCCGAGGACGTCTCCTCGCTCCGAGGCTTCGCGTCGGGCGACTGGGGCGCCTTTGGCAACTGGTACTGGTCACCCAGCTCGGTGTCGAGGTACCCGGCGAGCGCGTCGAGCGTCTGGTACTCGAAGAGCAGGGTCGGGTAGAGCGCTTTGCCTGCGCGGCCCTCCAGGGCCCTGGCGACTTCGAGGAGATGGGAAGACTCGAGCCCCAGGTCGTAGAACCCGATGTTGCCCGTGACCTCCGCGCGCGGGCGTTGGCAGAGCGCGGCGATGATGTCTCGCAAGTCCTCCGCGATGGCCGCGCGCCGGGTGCTCCGGGTCGGAGTCTCCGTTGTCGCGGACGCGGTGGGCCGTTCCTCGCGCACCGGGTGCGGTGCGGGACGGGTTCCATTGGAAGTGCCTGTGAGTCGCCGAATCAGGTCCGTGCTGCGGACTCGCTTGACGGTGAGCCGTTCGAACTCGGCGATGAGCGCGCCGTGTGCATCGAAGAGCCACAGGTCTGCTTCGAGGACGTCCTTCTCCCGAACGGCGGGACCCACACGTGCTTCGACGTACACCGTGTCTCCCGAGGGTCCCCACGCGCGGAAGGCCTGGATGAACATCGGAATGTAGGCGCAGTCCGCTTCGCCCTCGGTGGGGAATCCGGCGAAGGGAATGAGGGTCGAAGTGTCGAGGAACGCCGGGTGGAGATAGAAGTCCTCTCGCTGGAGCGAAGCCTCCTCACCCAGGGTCAGCTTCGCGACCACTCGGTCTCCGGCCGTGTACACGGTACCCGAGGTCCGCATGAAGCCACGGTGCTCGATGCCCAGCCGTTCGGTCCTGGCATAGAGCGTCTCCATCGGAGCGCCTTCCCCCAGTGACTCGATGTCGAACCGCCGCGTGGGCCGCGCGCGCTCCAGCTCTTGGAGCGAGCACGAGGCGATGGCCTCCTCGTTGCCGACCTCCTGTTCGTTCGCGACCCGCTGTGCGCTGATGCGGACGCGGGTGGCGCGGGCCTCCGGCTCAGCGCGAAAGTAGATGCGTTGGTCGAAATCCCCGGTCAGCGCGACGGGCGTTTCGAACAGGATGTCGCGCAGCTCCAGGTGACTGGGCGCGACCCCACTGGCATGCGCGATGCGGCAGAGCCCGTCCAGGTAGACCACGCCAGGCAGGATGCGGACTCCGTGGACGCGGTGGTCCCGGACCACGGCATCGTCGTGGCGAAGCAGGGTCTGGGCGCTCGCGATGTCGATACTCGTCATGGGGCTTGGGCTCACGGCGCGGAGACTCGGTTCACTCGGCTGGGCGCGATGGGCTCGAACCGGAGCATGGCCGGGGCGCGGGCCTCGTTCCGTGGCCTCGCGGGGAGCAGGTATCGCTGTTTCGAGAATGCAGGCGCGGGCAGGGGGGCCCGGCCGGGTTCGGTTCCGTCAGGACGCTCTTCGAGGACCATGTGGCAGTTCGTTCCACCGAAGCCGAACGCGCTGATTCCGGCGCGCCTGGGGTGGCCCTCCACCGCGTGCCAGTCGCGCAGATCGCGGTTGACGTAGAAGGGCGACTCGCTGAACGCGAAGCGAGGGTTGGGGCGCTCACAGTGAAGCGTGGGGGGCAGTTGCTTCCTGTCCAGGGCGAGCGCTGTCTTCACCAGCCCCGCGATGCCCGCGGCGGACAACAGATGGCCGATGTTGGTCTTCACGCTGCCCACGGCGCAGAAGCCCCGTGCTTCCGTGGCCCGTTTGAACACCGTGGCCAGCGCCTTGAGCTCAATGGGGTCACCGATCATCGTCCCGGTGCCGTGCGCTTCCACGTAGGACAGCGTGTTGGCGGTGACGCCCGCCTTCGCGAGCGCCGCTTCGATGACCTCGACCTGGGCCTCCATGTTCGGAGTCGTGATGCCCATCGTGCGGCCGTCGTTGTTCACAGCCGAGCCTCGGATGACGGCGTGGATGCGGTCGCCATCGCGCAGGGCGTCGTCCAAGCGCTTCAACAGCAAGGCGCCCGCGCCTTCGCCTGGCACGAAGCCGTTCGCCCGTTCATCGAACGTGTGGCAGCGCCCATCCGGCGAGAGCGCCCCTGCCGCGCTCAGGGTCAGGTAGGGAAGTTCATCGAGGATGAGGTCCACACCTCCGGCCAGCGCTGCTTCGATTTCACCCTCGCGGAGCGCCTGGCAGGCGAGGTGGACGCTCACGAGCGACGACGAACACGCCGTGTCGATGACCAGGTTGTTTCCACGCCAGTTGAAGTAGTCAGAGATGCGCGCGCCGATGAAGTTCTGTCCGATGCCGACAATCGTGCTCTTCTCTGGCTGCTCGATACGGTTCGGGTACGCCCCGGTGCGTGCCCCGATGTAGACGCCGACCTTTCGGTTCGACAGCTCCTCACGGGAGTACCCCGCATCGAGTGTCGCCAGGAGCGACGTCTCCAGCATCAGCCGCTGGAGCGGGTCCATCTGGATCGCGAATGACTCGCTGATGCGGAAGTAGGCGGGGTCGAACAGGTCGATGCCGTCGACGAAGCCTCCCCATTTGCTGTTCGTGCGCCCGGGGCCCGGCTGGGGTGAATAGAACCGGCCTGCGTCCCAGCGCTCCGTCGGGACTTCTCGAATGGCGCTCGTGCCGTGCGCCAGCGTCTCCCAAAACCGCGCTGTGTCGGCTCCACCGGGAAAACGGCAGGCCATGCCCACGATGGCGATGGGCACGGTGGCACGGGAGGGACTTGGGGGCCGAGGCGGCTCGGCGTGGTGCTTGACCGGCGGCTGGACGAACGCGCCCGTGGAATGCACGGGTGCGGACGGTGCGGCCACCTCGGTGACGAATCTCGATGGGTGGCGCTCCGCGAGGAACGCCGAGAGTGTGCCGAGGGTGGGGTACTCCAGAAGGAAACCCGGCTCAATGGGCGCGCCCACGAGGGTTTCAATCTGCTTCACCGCGGAGGCGATGAGCACCGAGTCCACGCCGTACTCTTCGAAACGGACATCCCCCTTGAGCCGCGCCGGATCAAGCTTCAGCTCGGCCGCGAACAGGTGCAGGAGCGCGTCGAAGGCGTGGGATTTGGCGGAGGCGTCGCTCGCCACCCTGGGCGCGCTTGCAGGCGTCGCGGGACGAGGCGCCTGCGACGAAGCCGCGCTGGCGAGCAGCGTGGACGCGTCGAAGTCGCTCGCGGCGAGACAGGGGAGGACGACGGGCGCGTTGTCGATGCCCAGGACGCGCTCGAAGAGCGAGAAACCTTGTTCGACTGAAAGCGCCGCGAGTTGGGCACCTCGATAGGCCGCCGTCGTCGTCTCTCCAAAACCAGCGTCCCGGAATGAAGGCCAGTTCAGCGCGCGAAACCCGGTGCGTCCGTGACGGTGCTGGTACTCCGCGAAGCGGTCGAGGAACGCGTTCGCGAGCGCATAGTCCGAAAGTCCCACCGCGAGGTTGGGGACGATGGATGCCACGGAGGAGAAGAGGACAAAGAAGTCGGGCTGGTCGTCCTCGAGCAAGTCCGCAAGGACCTGCGTGCCACCCAGCTTGGGTTCGAGCACCCGGCCGATGCCCTCGGGGCTCTTGTGCAGGAACGCGGGGCTTTCATCCGAAACCGTCCCCGCGCAGTGCAGCACGCCGGCGACAGGCCCCAGGGTCGACCGCACGTCGTCGAAGAATCGGCGGAGGGCCCCGCGGTCTAGCAGGGGCCCCGTGTAGACGCGGACCTCTGCCCCCCGTGCTTCCAGCTCCAGCAGCGCGCGCACCTTGCGACCGTCCACGGATTCGTCAGCCGCGACCCGCTGCCACGCCGCTCGGGGTGGGAGGGTCTGGGCTCCCAGCAGCGCCAGTTTCCGTGCCCCACGTTCGACGAGCATCCGTGCGAAGCCCGCGCCCAGTCCGCGTGTCCCTCCGCTGATGACGTAGGTCTTGTCCGGTGACACTTGAAGGCGTTGCGCCAGCGGCAGCTCGCGGAGCGTCAGCGCCTCACGCCGACCCTTCCGGTATCGCGCCTGCCGGGCGTCGGTTCCAGGCGTCCGGACATCGGTGGCCTCCTGGGCCAGCAAGGCGAACAGGTGCTCCGGGGGCAGGTCCGCGTGTTCCACATCGACGCTGCGGACGGTGACGCCTCGGTACTCGCCGGAGAGCGCCGTCACCAGTCCATGGATGGGGGCGCCGGTCAGCGTCTCGCCTGAGAGCAAACCCGCCGTGACGTGGAGGAGCAGGAGCGACCGGGTGTCTCGGCCAGCCAGGAGCCCCTGGTAGAACCCCATCCGGCCCGGATGGACCTGACCGCCGTCATCGGAGCGCGTGAGGTCGCAGAGGTCGAGCAGTCCATCGACGCCGTGCGCTTCCGCGACCAGTTCACGTGCCAACGCGGCCGCGGCCTGGAAGTCGTCTCGCGCCAGGGCGGGCCTGCCAGAGGCGGTGCTCCGGCTGACACGGCCCACTTCGACGACATGCCGTTCGCTGGCGGCCAAGGAGAGCAGGTGCTCGCGGAAGGACGCGGACGCGGAGGCATCGTGCAGGATGATGAGGCGCCGCCTGTTCAGCGGTCCCTGCGCGGCCTCGGTGAGGGGCGCTTCTTGCCAGACGCGTCCA
This genomic window from Myxococcus hansupus contains:
- a CDS encoding beta-ketoacyl synthase N-terminal-like domain-containing protein — encoded protein: MSLSERDIYERVARKELSVEAAMELLARLELQSSAPDAPRPTEARDAELTSSSLHEQVFRYLETRLRQVLQLHGEIPADSAFMSLGASSASLLSATQHLERALGMELFPTLFFEHPTLDALATYFAESHGDRMRALLEARPVAPEPVKPRAPVPAPVAPPSPREQPRASYAPSFSGDIAIVGVSGRYPGARNLEEYWRVLSEGRDCITEIPRERWDWERYFHPVAGTKGTAISKWGGFVEDADMFDPLFFNISPREAEILDPQERLFLQTAWSALEDAGYARAGLRRSGIAPEEAGVFVGVMWDTYQLHGPEQVRLGHEALPVAAHWVIANRVSYFFDFQGPSMAVDTACSSSLTALHLACESLRSGECRLALAGGVNLSTHPYKYLTLGNWRFLSGEGRCRSFGEGGDGYVPGEGVGAVVLRRLEDAERDGDPIYAVIKGTALNHGGRANGFTVPNPNAQAALIRRALKRADVDPATISYVEAHGTGTSLGDPIEMAGLHQAFQGHLTGIGVCPMGSVKSNIGHLEAAAGIAALTKVLLQLEHQTLAPSLHSTPLNPAIDFDNSPFHVVTALTPWRRPVLANGQEAPRRATVSSFGAGGSNGHVVIEEYVDTRRGAAPAPSGRELILLSAKNRERLREYAAKLRDALETYRPPLSEIAHTLQVGREAMPDRLALIVRDHEDLRSKLAAFVAGDERAEQVYISEEATKGPRLSGADAEDRAYVASLFERGKLERLAAFWTSGSDIDWAQLRPNGGRRIPLPGYPFARERFWFETTPAEAKFPPPRAKQDAGPSGLVERCFGRVWQEAPLTEAAQGPLNRRRLIILHDASASASFREHLLSLAASERHVVEVGRVSRSTASGRPALARDDFQAAAALARELVAEAHGVDGLLDLCDLTRSDDGGQVHPGRMGFYQGLLAGRDTRSLLLLHVTAGLLSGETLTGAPIHGLVTALSGEYRGVTVRSVDVEHADLPPEHLFALLAQEATDVRTPGTDARQARYRKGRREALTLRELPLAQRLQVSPDKTYVISGGTRGLGAGFARMLVERGARKLALLGAQTLPPRAAWQRVAADESVDGRKVRALLELEARGAEVRVYTGPLLDRGALRRFFDDVRSTLGPVAGVLHCAGTVSDESPAFLHKSPEGIGRVLEPKLGGTQVLADLLEDDQPDFFVLFSSVASIVPNLAVGLSDYALANAFLDRFAEYQHRHGRTGFRALNWPSFRDAGFGETTTAAYRGAQLAALSVEQGFSLFERVLGIDNAPVVLPCLAASDFDASTLLASAASSQAPRPATPASAPRVASDASAKSHAFDALLHLFAAELKLDPARLKGDVRFEEYGVDSVLIASAVKQIETLVGAPIEPGFLLEYPTLGTLSAFLAERHPSRFVTEVAAPSAPVHSTGAFVQPPVKHHAEPPRPPSPSRATVPIAIVGMACRFPGGADTARFWETLAHGTSAIREVPTERWDAGRFYSPQPGPGRTNSKWGGFVDGIDLFDPAYFRISESFAIQMDPLQRLMLETSLLATLDAGYSREELSNRKVGVYIGARTGAYPNRIEQPEKSTIVGIGQNFIGARISDYFNWRGNNLVIDTACSSSLVSVHLACQALREGEIEAALAGGVDLILDELPYLTLSAAGALSPDGRCHTFDERANGFVPGEGAGALLLKRLDDALRDGDRIHAVIRGSAVNNDGRTMGITTPNMEAQVEVIEAALAKAGVTANTLSYVEAHGTGTMIGDPIELKALATVFKRATEARGFCAVGSVKTNIGHLLSAAGIAGLVKTALALDRKQLPPTLHCERPNPRFAFSESPFYVNRDLRDWHAVEGHPRRAGISAFGFGGTNCHMVLEERPDGTEPGRAPLPAPAFSKQRYLLPARPRNEARAPAMLRFEPIAPSRVNRVSAP